AGTGCGTGCGCGCCACTGGCGTTTTCCTGCACAAAGATCGTGGAGTGCATGATCTCGGACAGCCGCTTGCCGTCCTCGTCGTTGGCCTTGGCCTTGAGCAGGTCGCGGCGGCGCACGAGGCCAACGATGTTGTCGATGTTGCCCTCGTACACCGGCATGCGGGCAAACGGAACGTTCGGGTGCTCGGCGAAGACCTCGCCCACGGTCTCGTCCTTATCGAAGGCGAGCACGACCGTGCGCGGAGTCATCTCGTCGATGACGCGGATCTCGTCCAGCTTGAGGGCGTTGGAAATAATCAGGCTCTCGTCCTCGGTCAGCGAGCCCTCCTTGGCGCTTTTTTCGGCTAGCAGGCGGATTTCCTCGTCGCCGATTTCCTCCACATTCTTGCGCCCTGCAATGAGCAGGATGAACCAACTGCACAGGCCCGAAATCGGCCGCATCGCCACGCGAACCGCGTGCAGCGGCATGACCATGTGCGGCTGCATCGCCGGGCGGTAAAGCACGCCGAGGTTTTTCGGCAAAATCTCCGAAAGCAGCAGGATGCTCACGGTCATGCCCAGGGGGATGACGTACTTGGCCGTCGGGCTCGCGCTGCCCCAGATGCTGGCCGCGAGCACGCCGCAGATGGTCGCCCCGAGGGTGTTGGCCACAGTATTGAGCGAGAGGATCGCCGAGGAGGTTTCCTCGATGTTCTGCTTGAAGGTCTCAAGCATCTCGCCCTTGCGCCGGTTGCGGGCCTTGAGCGTCTCGATCTCGGCCGCGGTGGTACTGAGAATCATAGCCTCCAGCAGCGAGCAGAAGGCGGAAACGCCCAGCGTGAAGATGACTGCCAACCAGAACGCAGTCATCGCGAGAAAACCGCTCCGGGGCGGCTACCAGGAAAAGGATCGTCGTCGTCCATGATGTGCGAAGCGGCAATCGGGGCGCGCCGTTGCGCTGGCCACCCGGCTGGGTCGCCTTCCGTGCTGGAACCGTGATTGCATCTTCATCGAGAGGTGGCGGGCGGGAAAAATATTTTTCTCAGCCTTTTGCCGTTACAAGTGATAGTAAGATAAGAGTCCCGGTCGCGGGCAAGCAAACATTTAACCGTTTACAGTTTTACAAATCCTTAGTAGCTAAAAGCCTTG
The Ruficoccus amylovorans DNA segment above includes these coding regions:
- a CDS encoding CNNM domain-containing protein, which gives rise to MTAFWLAVIFTLGVSAFCSLLEAMILSTTAAEIETLKARNRRKGEMLETFKQNIEETSSAILSLNTVANTLGATICGVLAASIWGSASPTAKYVIPLGMTVSILLLSEILPKNLGVLYRPAMQPHMVMPLHAVRVAMRPISGLCSWFILLIAGRKNVEEIGDEEIRLLAEKSAKEGSLTEDESLIISNALKLDEIRVIDEMTPRTVVLAFDKDETVGEVFAEHPNVPFARMPVYEGNIDNIVGLVRRRDLLKAKANDEDGKRLSEIMHSTIFVQENASGAHALEKFLSSHQQLAVVVDEFGSTAGVITMEDIIEHILGQEIFEKDDMAVDMRELARQRHEDEEAENGHSAPQEASDSGASTGNRQHEA